One stretch of Mastomys coucha isolate ucsf_1 unplaced genomic scaffold, UCSF_Mcou_1 pScaffold12, whole genome shotgun sequence DNA includes these proteins:
- the LOC116084253 gene encoding mitochondrial import inner membrane translocase subunit TIM16 isoform X3 has protein sequence MAKYLAQIIVMGVQVVGRAFARALRQEFAASQAAADARGRAGHQSAAASNLSGLSLQEARQILNITKLSPEEVQKNYEHLFKVNDKSVGGSFYLQSKVVRAKERLDEELRIQAQEDREKGQTPKT, from the exons GCCAAGTACCTGGCCCAGATCATTGTGATGGGTGTGCAGGTGGTGGGCAGAGCCTTTGCCAGGGCCCTGAGGCAGGAGTTTGCAG CAAGCCAGGCAGCCGCTGATGCTCGAGGCCGTGCTGGACACCAGTCTGCAGCTGCATCCAAtctctctggcctcagcctccaggaAGCCCGACAGATTCTCAACATCACCAAGCTGAGCCCTGAGGAGGTCCAGAAG AATTATGAACATCTATTTAAGGTGAATGATAAGTCCGTGGGTGGCTCTTTCTACCTGCAGTCAAAG GTTGTCCGTGCAAAGGAACGCCTAGATGAAGAACTCCGAATACAAgcccaggaagacagagagaaagggcagACACCCAAAACGTGA